The proteins below come from a single Rosa rugosa chromosome 2, drRosRugo1.1, whole genome shotgun sequence genomic window:
- the LOC133733857 gene encoding ABC transporter G family member 31-like, which yields MRFINKDPEGFVPISVVASFKKIKALVSSHSQLATVLRNSSKLVSSLICALAAFGLAALLVIFLLGGFVIPKDSIKPWWQWAFWVSPLSYGQRALSVNEFTAVRWIKIAPLTNRTIGQNVLQEHNIPNGDYWYWIGVGGLLAYALLFNCRVTLALTYLNPLRKYQTVLPLDDTEGSPAADGGKNKTVSSPKLARVNSPVKGMILPFQPLTMTFHNVTYSVHKPKEMKSQGIPESKLQLLSNVSGVFSPGILTALVGSSGAGKTTLMDVLAGRKTGGYIEGDIKISGYLREQHTFARVAGYVEQNDIHSPQVTVKESLWFSSALRFPKEVSTETRLVFVEEVMELVELDTLRHALVGVPGSSGLSTEQRKRLTIAVELVANPSIIFMDEPTSGLDARAAAIVMRTVRNTVDTGRTVVCTIHQPSIDIFEAFDELLLMKRGGQVIYGGKLGQHSQTMINYFQEINGITPIPSGYNPET from the exons ATGAGGTTCATAAACAAAGACCCAGAAGGATTTG TGCCAATATCTGTTGTTGCATCTTTCAAGAAGATTAAGGCCCTCGTAAGTAGTCATTCCCAGCTTGCAACTGTATTGCGGAACTCCTCAAAGCTTGTGAGTTCACTTATTTGTGCTCTGGCTGCATTTGGATTAGCTGCATTACTTGTTATATTTTTGTTGGGTGGATTCGTTATTCCCAAAG ATAGCATTAAGCCATGGTGGCAATGGGCCTTTTGGGTATCACCACTATCATATGGACAACGCGCTCTTTCTGTCAATGAATTTACTGCTGTAAGGTGGATCAAG ATAGCTCCTTTAACAAACAGAACAATTGGGCAAAATGTCCTCCAAGAACACAACATACCAAATGGTGATTATTGGTATTGGATTGGAGTTGGTGGTTTGTTAGCTTATGCATTGCTTTTCAATTGCAGAGTGACTCTGGCCTTGACGTACCTAAATC CACTAAGGAAGTACCAGACAGTGCTTCCACTTGATGACACAGAAGGGAGTCCTGCTGCAGATG GGGGTAAAAATAAGACTGTGTCTAGCCCAAAATTAGCTAGAGTTAACAGCCCAGTAAAGGGAATGATCTTACCATTTCAGCCATTAACAATGACTTTCCACAATGTTACCTACTCTGTTCACAAGCCAAAG GAGATGAAGTCACAAGGTATACCAGAATCGAAGTTGCAACTCTTGTCGAATGTGAGCGGAGTATTCTCACCAGGTATTCTTACAGCTTTAGTTGGGTCTAGTGGAGCTGGAAAGACCACTTTGATGGACGTCCTTGCTGGTAGGAAAACTGGTGGATACATAGAAGGAGATATTAAGATATCTGGTTACCTGAGAGAGCAACATACTTTTGCTAGAGTAGCAGGATATGTTGAGCAAAATGACATACATTCTCCTCAAGTTACAGTTAAGGAGAGTCTATGGTTTTCTTCTGCTCTTCGCTTTCCAAAGGAAGTCAGCACAGAGACAAGACTC GTGTTTGTTGAAGAAGTAATGGAACTAGTAGAGCTTGATACTCTAAGGCATGCTTTGGTTGGTGTGCCAGGCAGTTCAGGCTTATCAACAGAGCAAAGAAAACGCTTAACAATCGCTGTTGAGCTTGTTGCGAACCCGTCAATTATCTTTATGGATGAACCCACATCTGGACTGGACGCAAGGGCAGCAGCCATTGTGATGAGGACTGTTCGTAATACTGTTGATACAGGAAGAACGGTGGTCTGCACTATACACCAACCAAGTATCGACATTTTTGAGGCATTTGACGAG CTTCTTCTTATGAAACGAGGGGGGCAAGTTATATATGGAGGAAAGCTAGGCCAGCACTCCCAGACAATGATAAACTACTTTCAG GAGATTAATGGAATCACTCCAATTCCAAGCGGGTACAATCCAGAAACCTAG